A single genomic interval of Littorina saxatilis isolate snail1 linkage group LG17, US_GU_Lsax_2.0, whole genome shotgun sequence harbors:
- the LOC138953041 gene encoding inner centromere protein-like, translated as MTMQKLYAFVAQKLEEELAKRLLKVEKKEMENKKFVQELNQQLTQAEKAATKEKQEFQRKDQERQNEMKRREDEAQKQLTNLTGVLKQQEASQEQQRKQVQELQAKMDAEQREFRQEMERQRQQQMEELKRRDEEKERAMQRLQEERPRRGRHEKWSSCSECR; from the coding sequence TACGCCTTCGTGGCGCAGAAGCTGGAGGAGGAACTGGCAAAACGCCTGCTCAAGGTGGAGAAGAAGGAGATGGAGAACAAGAAGTTCGTCCAAGAACTCAACCAGCAGCTGACACAGGCCGAAAAAGCCGCCACGAAGGAGAAGCAGGAGTTCCAACGCAAGGACCAGGAGAGGCAAAATGAAATGAAGAGGAGAGAGGACGAGGCGCAGAAACAGCTCACCAACCTGACAGGGGTGCTGAAGCAGCAGGAGGCGAGTCAAGAACAGCAGAGAAAGCAGGTCCAGGAGCTGCAGGCAAAGATGGACGCGGAGCAGCGGGAGTTCCGACAAGAGATGGAACGGCAGCGCCAGCAGCAGATGGAAGAGCTGAAGAGGAGGGACGAGGAGAAGGAGAGAGCGATGCAGAGACTGCAGGAGGAAAGGCCCAGGAGAGGCAGGCACGAGAAATGGAGCTCATGCTCCGAATGCAGATAG